Proteins encoded together in one Corvus hawaiiensis isolate bCorHaw1 chromosome 15, bCorHaw1.pri.cur, whole genome shotgun sequence window:
- the FCHSD1 gene encoding F-BAR and double SH3 domains protein 1, giving the protein MQPPPRKVKLTQELRVHLLEQLSGLQSKQQRDAELLEDIRSYSKQRATIDREYGQALQRLASQFVKRDWQRGRGEAGDSRSVAAVWKGVIEGTAHAGQVRVTASESYRALAAEAVRSARLSKERTLKKGIERLQKVQAELLETVKELDKAKKQFSHLQRSSEVAKDKAADVEARLRKSDRRIFHTKASLQKLSAKFSARLAEHSRQLAGVQNEYSFALVSAAAHLQHYQRVELPAAMQALDGDLYERLREHLSAASRTEVETCRATRDWFQGVVEASARVCREQDLLLFLQDHPAFSLASEQRFQLAGLEEVCLLPPADDGASLEKEARRWATRVARDHKNRAHSEEVLQRLEARRQQGPEAEAAAVERQMEEARENIRKAEVSRVKAEARLALLRAAGLDVDAWLAGAMVGTGEETPTGLDPAEFDDYEDSDEPDEDDEPGPAARTYPYTCRVIFGYQGCQADELSISQGEELEIIEDGDAEEWVKARNKAGQVGYVPEKYLLSLGCDSGAGLGPPGPSALHRQLSSIMAAELVLEPGAWLVRALYDYEGQSPEELSFPEGAIIRVLPRAAGEVDDGFWTGDFDGRVGVFPSLVVEELTGAREAAGQELPSPSPPPFSPPGLAPGASLVPSPAPETALGGCWQDGTGSGQSSPDLAATRLRPVSHITGMLVPQNLPQPFCNGATHLFWGGLKGDEWPQHVGTTSLPLPFPLLSLSAAPCAAPSARQSPRARPRASLQLTLWVPPAPCPPKSFAQANPHGLLSQQQGLLLPCAPSWSLQGLHPAQCCLQSGPASQYSTQNPFFGVPSATARPHFTLPLASALPAWHRPCTPSTAPVPGGLIPGPCRPPQHLPTGRSGLGGCSK; this is encoded by the exons ATGCAGCCGCCGCCGCGCAAG GTGAAGCTCACCCAGGAGCTGCGGGTCcatctcctggagcagctgtcGGGCCTGCAGAGCAAGCAGCAGCGGGACGCCGAGCTGCTGGAGGACATCAG GTCCTACAGCAAGCAGAGGGCCACCATTGACAGGGAGTATGGGCAG GCGCTGCAGAGGCTGGCGAGCCAGTTCGTGAAGAGAGACTGGCAGCGGGGCCGTGGCGAGGCCGGCGACTCCag GAGCGTGGCCGCTGTCTGGAAGGGCGTCATCGAGGGGACAGCACACGCCGGGCAGGTCCGTGTCACCGCCTCCGAGAGCTACCGCGCCCTGGCCGCCGAGGCCGTCCGCAGCGCCCGCCTCTCCAAGGAGAGGACCCTCAAGAAG GGCATCGAGCGGCTGCAGAAGGTGCAGGCGGAGCTGCTGGAGACGGTGAAGGAGCTGGACAAGGCGAAGAAGCAGTTCAGCCACCTCCAGCGCAGCAGCGAGGTGGCCAAGGACAAGGCGGCCGATGTGGAGGCGCG cctccGGAAGAGCGACCGGCGGATATTTCACACCAAGGCCAGTCTGCAAAAGCTCAGTGCCAAG ttCTCAGCACGACTGGCCGAGCACTCGAGGCAGCTGGCAGGGGTGCAGAACGAGTACAGCTTCGCCCTGGtgtctgctgctgcccacctgcAGCACTACCAGCGCGTGGAGCTGCCCGCAGCCATGCAG GCACTGGATGGGGACCTCTACGAGCGGCTCCGGGAGCACTTGTCGGCTGCCAGCCGGACGGAGGTGGAGACCTGCCGGGCCACTCGGGACTGGTTCCAGGGCGTTGTGGAGGCGTCTGCGCGG GTGTGCCGGGAGCAGgatctcctcctcttcctgcaggaCCACCCCGCCTTCTCCCTGGCGTCCGAGCAGCGCTTCCAGCTCGCCGGGCTGGAGGAG GTGtgcctgctgccaccagcagaCGACGGggccagcctggagaaggaggcGCGGCGCTGGGCCACGCGAGTGGCCCGGGACCACAAGAACAGGGCACACAGCGAGGAG GTGCTGCAGCGGCTGGAGGCCAGGCGGCAGCAGGGGCCGGAGGcggaagcagcagctgtggagcGGCAGATGGAAGAAGCCAGGGAGAACATCCGGAAGGCGGAG GTGAGCCGAGTGAAGGCCGAGGCACGGCTGGCACTGCTGCGGGCGGCAGGGCTGGATGTGGATGCCTGGCTGGCCGGGGCCATGGTGGGGACAGGCGAGGAGACCCCCACAGGGCTGGACCCGGCCGAGTTCGATGACTACGAGGACAGCGATGAGCCGGACGAGGACGATGAGCCTGGGCCTGCTGCTCGCACCTACCCCTACACCTGCCGGGTGATTTTTGGCTACCAG GGCTGCCAGGCGGATGAGCTGTCCATCAGCCAGGGCGAGGAGCTGGAGATCATCGAGGACGGTGACGCAGAGGAGTGGGTGAAG GCTCGGAACAAGGCAGGGCAGGTCGGCTACGTCCCCGAAAAGTacctgctgtccctggggtgtGACTCGGGGGCTGGGCTCGGCCCCCCGGGCCCCTCTGCCTTGCACCGCCAGCTCTCCAGCATcatggctgcagagctggtgctggagcctggag cctggctggtgcGAGCCCTGTACGACTATGAGGGGCAGAGCCCCGAGGAGCTGAGTTTCCCCGAGGGGGCCATCATCCGCGTGCTGCCCCGTGCCGCCGGCGAGGTGGACGACGGCTTCTGGACCGGCGACTTCGACGGCCGCGTCGGCGTCTTCCCCTCCTTGGTGGTGGAGGAGCTCACTGGGGCCCGGGAGGCGGCCGGGCAG GAGCTGCCATCACCATCCCCTCCGCCCTTCTCCCCTCCTGGCCTCGCGCCCGGGGCCAGCCtggtccccagccctgctcctgagACAGCGCTGGGAG GTTGTTGGCAGGATGGCACGGGCAGCGGGCAGAGCTCTCCGGACCTGGCAGCCACCCGCCTGCGGCCGGTAAGCCACATCACCGGGATGCTGGTACCCCAAAACCTGCCCCAGCCCTTCTGTAATGGAGCCACCCAtttgttttgggggggtctgAAGGGGGATGAGTGGCCTCAGCACGTTGGCACcacttctctccctctccccttccctctcctctctctctccgcAGCTCCGTgcgccgccccctccgcccggCAGAGCCCCCGAGCCCGACCCCGAGCTTCACTTCAGCTGACCCTGTGGgtccccccagctccctgtcccCCAAAAAGCTTTGCCCAAGCAAACCCCCACGggctgctgtcccagcagcaggggctgctgctgccctgtgccccGAGCTGGTCTCTCCAGGGGCTGCATCCTGCCCAGTGCTGCTTGCAGAGTGGTCCTGCATCCCAGTACAGCACCCAGAACCCCTTTTTTGGGGTGCCCAGTGCCACAGCCAGGCCCCATTTCACCCTCCCTcttgcctctgcccttcccGCCTGGCATCGCCCGtgcacccccagcacagccccggtTCCTGGGGGGCTCATCCCTGGACCCTGCCGGCCCCCACAGCACCTCCCCACAGGCAGGAGTGGCCTGGGGGGCTGTTCCAAATAA